One Oreochromis niloticus isolate F11D_XX linkage group LG16, O_niloticus_UMD_NMBU, whole genome shotgun sequence genomic window carries:
- the LOC109197343 gene encoding uncharacterized protein LOC109197343 isoform X2 has protein sequence METTFPLRRQTIVMSCPPVKELLDLWPALKMESELYAEFERITNQNLPNTFYAELDRHLPRLMTLFRQKASKTGKTADALAEILRIQDEQEIHDIHTKRTTVLHALPVYLREDVSGFFRTCTDESDELELDGVEVALFTVMSDHDTTSPVHYQPVKISVVTESDAVVSLPRFGEAFLVMFGLIYALHLSYPKALTNTLEFTQKILLGLESGKLSPRLQTLKNDLVM, from the exons ATGGAGACCACATTTCCCCTGCGCAGACAAACCATAGTGATGTCCTGCCCACCAGTGAAGGAGCTCTTGGACCTCTGGCCTGCTCTAAAAATGGAGTCTGAG TTGTATGCAGAGTTTGAGCGGATTACAAATCAGAACCTGCCCAATACATTCTACGCTGAACTTGACCGCCATCTTCCTCGACTGATGACCTTATTCAGACAGAAGGCATCAAAAACTGGGAAGACAGCAGATGCCCTGGCTGAAATTCTAAGAATTCAGGATGAACAG GAAATCCATGATATCCACACCAAGCGCACTACCGTTCTCCACGCCCTTCCTGTCTATCTGCGTGAGGATGTCTCTGGATTTTTCAGAACCTGCACT gaCGAATCTGATGAGTTGGAGCTTGATGGTGTTGAAGTGGCCCTCTTCACTGTCATGAGTGACCATGACACCACAAGTCCAGTTCACTAccaacctgtgaaaatctctgTCGTCACTGAAAGTGATGCCGTGGTCAGTCTCCCCAGATTTGGTGAAGCCTTCCTGGTAATGTTTGGACTGATCTATGCACTTCACCTCAGCTACCCCAAAGCCCTGACCAACACTTTAGAATTTACTCAAAAGATTTTACTTGGTCTAGAAAGTGGTAAACTGTCACCCAGGTTACAGACCCTCAAGAATGACTTGGTTATGTAG
- the LOC109197343 gene encoding uncharacterized protein LOC109197343 isoform X1 yields the protein MAAAPPQQPMLIRVVETDRARKLKLSSRPASVDALIKIIKEQLEIDLDFSLLYEDPDFDRKLTSLADIEELPEKAVVHISLSEDSSSTASTDLLSDVSSPERLSRWPQGPFPVPTFAFDVELKLQHGNAEYERSNRHLKLTRDLKHDILEKLASTMYSFKAYPSDKEIAKAAEALVAKHPCLKEAGSETGWNGWKNSIKFKMGNYRTKMRRAGCQEVTVNAGKRSRSNPDNEPSHSNIKRPKRAEVNFLPNFPQGKDPSSLDQLRQAIVEEVKKAEKNLPLIRKLMETTFPLRRQTIVMSCPPVKELLDLWPALKMESELYAEFERITNQNLPNTFYAELDRHLPRLMTLFRQKASKTGKTADALAEILRIQDEQEIHDIHTKRTTVLHALPVYLREDVSGFFRTCTDESDELELDGVEVALFTVMSDHDTTSPVHYQPVKISVVTESDAVVSLPRFGEAFLVMFGLIYALHLSYPKALTNTLEFTQKILLGLESGKLSPRLQTLKNDLVM from the exons ATGGCAGCTGCACCTCCCCAACAACCAATGCTTATTCGTGTTGTTGAGACAGACCGGGCTAGAAAATTAAAACTCAGCTCACGACCAGCCTCTGTTGATGCACTGATCAAGATTATAAAAGAACAGCTGGAAATCGACCTTGACTTCAGTTTGCTTTATGAAGATCCAGACTTTGACAGGAAACTTACTTCCCTTGCAGACATTGAGGAATTGCCAGAAAAAGCTGTTGTGCACATCTCACTTTCAGAAGACTCCAGCTCTACTGCATCTACTGATCTACTTTCAGATGTGTCATCTCCAGAACGTCTCAGTAGGTGGCCTCAAGGTCCTTTTCCAGTTCCCACATTTGCATTTGATGTTGAACTGAAACTTCaacatggaaatgctgaatatGAGAGGAGCAACAGACACCTTAAGCTGACTAGAGACCTGAAGCACGACATTTTAGAAAAGCTTGCATCTACTATGTATAGTTTTAAGGCTTACCCAAGTGATAAAGAGATTGCAAAAGCTGCTGAGGCTCTTGTAGCCAAACATCCCTGCTTGAAGGAAGCAGGATCTGAGACTGGCTGGAATGGATGGAAAAATAGCATCAAGTTTAAGATGGGCAATTATAGGACCAAGATGAGACGGGCTGGATGTCAGGAGGTCACTGTTAATGCTGGAAAAAGAAGTAGAAGTAATCCTGATAATGAACCTTCACATTCCAACATTAAAAGACCCAAGCGAGCAGAAGTCAACTTCCTACCAAACTTTCCCCAAGGAAAGGATCCTTCAAGCCTTGACCAGTTGAGGCAAGCAATTGTTGAAGAAGTCAAGAAGGCTGAGAAGAACCTGCCCCTCATTAGAAAGTTGATGGAGACCACATTTCCCCTGCGCAGACAAACCATAGTGATGTCCTGCCCACCAGTGAAGGAGCTCTTGGACCTCTGGCCTGCTCTAAAAATGGAGTCTGAG TTGTATGCAGAGTTTGAGCGGATTACAAATCAGAACCTGCCCAATACATTCTACGCTGAACTTGACCGCCATCTTCCTCGACTGATGACCTTATTCAGACAGAAGGCATCAAAAACTGGGAAGACAGCAGATGCCCTGGCTGAAATTCTAAGAATTCAGGATGAACAG GAAATCCATGATATCCACACCAAGCGCACTACCGTTCTCCACGCCCTTCCTGTCTATCTGCGTGAGGATGTCTCTGGATTTTTCAGAACCTGCACT gaCGAATCTGATGAGTTGGAGCTTGATGGTGTTGAAGTGGCCCTCTTCACTGTCATGAGTGACCATGACACCACAAGTCCAGTTCACTAccaacctgtgaaaatctctgTCGTCACTGAAAGTGATGCCGTGGTCAGTCTCCCCAGATTTGGTGAAGCCTTCCTGGTAATGTTTGGACTGATCTATGCACTTCACCTCAGCTACCCCAAAGCCCTGACCAACACTTTAGAATTTACTCAAAAGATTTTACTTGGTCTAGAAAGTGGTAAACTGTCACCCAGGTTACAGACCCTCAAGAATGACTTGGTTATGTAG